The stretch of DNA AGAAGCTCGCCTGGAGCCCCGCCTCCGCGGCGGCCTTGAGCAGCAGGTTGATGTCCTGCGCCCAGTTGCCGGTGATGACCGAATCCGCCCCGGAGGCGCGGATCTTGGTGACGTAGGGCGCGAAGTCGTTGACCTTCTGCAACGGCGTCACCTCGTCGCCGACGATCTCGATGTCGGGCCGCTTCGCCTTCAGCATCGCCCGGGCCTGCTGGCGCACCGACTGGCCGAACGAGTAATCCTGGTTGATCAGGTAGACCTTCTTGATCTCGGGCCGCGTCTTCATGAAGTTCGTCAGCGCCTCCATCTTGATGTCCGAATTGGCATCGAAGCGGAAATGCCAGAAATTGCACTTCTCGTTGGTCAGCGACGGATCGACGGCGGAGTAATTGATGTAGATGACCTGGCGGCTCGGGTTGCGCTCGTTGTGCTTGGCGACGAAATCGGTGAGCGCGGCCGCCGCCGAGGAGCCGTTGCCCTGCACCAGCACCCGGGCGCCGGCATCGATGCCCTTCTGGGCGGCGATCAGGGTCTCCTGCGGGTTGACCTTGTTGTCATAGGCCAGCACCTCGAAGCGGAACTGCTTCTGGCGGGCGTTCAGCACCTCGGCCATGTACTGGAAATGGCGCAGGCCGGCCTCGCCGGTCGGCGCGCCGCCGCCGGAGAGCGGATCGATGAAGGCGATCTTCACGACCTCCTGCTTGGCCGCCTCCTGTGCGGCGGCCGGGCCGGGGAGCGCCAGGATCGCGGACGGGCCGCATAGGGACACGGCGATGACGGCGCCACGCAGCGCCTCGCGGATGGACGTCATGCTTCCTCTCCTCTCGGCCGCGATCGTCTCTGGCTCGAAGTCCGGCGTCGCGTTGCCAAACGGGAGAGTCCGGCGCGGAGGAGAGAGCCGTCAAGGAGAAACTGCGCCCGCTCGCCCTCATCCGCATTTTACAGGTGAGATTCACTCGATTGCTCAGTATTCACGCGCGAATGACCTTGTAGACGCCCTCAGGCTGGAATCATTATAATCATGATGACGCCGCGTTCCGGACTTGAATCGTTGACACGGTCTTCGTTCGGGCCATAAGCGTCGGCACGACGAGGGATATCGGCCGGCGATCTTGCGGCGGTGAGCGCTCGGCACGGCGTGCGACGCGGGAATACGATCCATGATTCTACCCGGCCCGGTGCTCGCGACGACCGTCGTCCCACCCGATACGGGCTCCTGCCGGTGAGGAACGCTCTGTTCCAGCTCCACTGGCTCCTCGGCCTGACCGCCGGCCTCGTGCTGATGCTGGTCGGGGTGACGGGGGGCATCCTCAGCGTCGAGGAGGAGGTCACGGGGCTCATGAGCCCCGGCATCGTCACCGTTCCGGCCCGGGAGGGACCGCGCCTGACGCCGGATGCGCTGGTCGCCCGGCTCAAGGACGAGGCGCCGGGCAAGCGCGTCACGCTGATGATCCTGAACGGCGCCCCGGACCGGGCGGCGCAGGTCCGCCTCGCCGACGGACCGGGGCGCGGCACCGAGACCTATGTCGACCCTTACGACGGGCGGGTCCTCGGGCCGGCGCGGGGC from Methylobacterium aquaticum encodes:
- a CDS encoding branched-chain amino acid ABC transporter substrate-binding protein, giving the protein MTSIREALRGAVIAVSLCGPSAILALPGPAAAQEAAKQEVVKIAFIDPLSGGGAPTGEAGLRHFQYMAEVLNARQKQFRFEVLAYDNKVNPQETLIAAQKGIDAGARVLVQGNGSSAAAALTDFVAKHNERNPSRQVIYINYSAVDPSLTNEKCNFWHFRFDANSDIKMEALTNFMKTRPEIKKVYLINQDYSFGQSVRQQARAMLKAKRPDIEIVGDEVTPLQKVNDFAPYVTKIRASGADSVITGNWAQDINLLLKAAAEAGLQASFYTYYAGGTGAPTVVRQTGLAHRVFEVKQGGANEGDAATQEFEAAFRARTGIGSTYPRAFNAMNALLIAMQEAGSSEARKVAARLEQVRIKPYVGSEGFVRPDDHQYFQTMFVSSFGPMEPGMRFDEEGTGWGWKKAGEVQTKDTLLPTTCKMERPS